In Sphaerisporangium krabiense, the DNA window AGCACCAACCCGGCAGTCGATCCCAGACCTCCTGCGGCCTCGACCTGCGACCCTTACGCGTTGTCGGCGGCGTTGACGTACGGTGAACGACGCTCTAGAAGCCGGCCGACGCGGGCCAGGGTCTCGCGCAGGTTGTCCTCGGTGGTCAGTTCACGCGCCTCCGCGACGGACGCCCACCGCAGCCGCGCCTCGGGGTTCTCCGGCCGTACGGCCTCTGGCGTGGCGGTGGCGAGGACGAAGCGCAGGTCGGCGTGCTCGTGCGCGGGCTCGGCGGCCCCGGCGGCGACCGGGACGATGACGAGGTGGACGAGCGCCGCGTCCGGCCAGGGCGCGAGGTCGGCGAGCCCGGTCTCCTCGGCGCCCTCGCGCAGCGCGATCGCCAGCGGAAGCTCCTCGTGCGGGTCGGCGTGCCCGCCCACCTGCAGCCACGCCCGCTGCCGCGGGTGCCAGCGCAGCAGCACGCGGCGGGTCGGCGGGTGGACGATGAGGGCGGACGCCGTGAGGTGCAGCGGCGTGGACCTGTCCCAGGCGTTCTCGCCGGAGGCCAGCGCGCGGACCCGCCGCAGCTCGGCCGTCTCGCTCTGTGACGCCGGCGCGTACCCGCCGAGGACCTCCGCCAGTGTGGTGTGCGCGGCCGCGCTCATGTCGCTCCCCCTGTCGTCACCCGTACCCGGGTGATTCTGTCAGGAGCCGCGACCCCGCCGGGACCGCCGCACGCCCGGCCCTGGTGACGAGGACGCCCGGCCACGCCATTGGAGCCGGGCGTCCACGACAGGCGCCGCACGGGAACCGGATGTCACTCCGTGAAGCCGAGCGCCTCCAGGCCGGGCTGCTGCCAGCCGGTCTGGGGGATGTCGCCCCGGTAGGGCGGCGCGACGACCGGCGGCACGAACGTCTCCTTGATGGCGCGGGCGTTGACCCAGCGGATCAGGTTGAAGATCGAGCCGGCCTTGTCGTTGGTGCCCGAGCCGCGGGCGCCGCCGAACGGCTGCTGCCCGACGACGGCGCCGGTGGGCTTGTCGTTGATGTAGAAGTTGCCGGCCGCGAAGCGCAGCCGCTCGGTCGCCTCGGCGATCGCGTACCGGTCGCGGGCGATGACCGCGCCGGTCAGCGCGTACGGCGACACGCCCTCCAGCTGGTCGAGGACGGTGTCGTAGTCGCCGTCGTCGTAGACGTGCACGGCGAGGATCGGCCCGAAGTACTCCTTGACGAACACCTCGTCCTCGGGGTCGGCGCCGACCAGCACGGTGGGCTTGACGAAGTAGCCGGTGGAGTCGTCGTAGGAGCCGGTGAGCACCTCCACCGAGCCGGTGGCCCTCGCCCGGTCGATGGCCGCCTTGTTCTTGGCGAACGCGCGCGCGTCGATGACCGCGCCCATGAACGTCGACAGGTCGGCGGCGACGTCGCCCACGGTCAGGGACTCGGCGGTGGCCACGAAGTCGTCGCGGATGCCGTTCCAGACCGAGCGCGGCACGTACGCCCGGGAGGCGGCCGAGCACTTCTGGCCCTGGTACTCGAACGCGCCGCGGATCAGCGCCGTGGTGAGCGCGGCGGGGTCGGCGGAGGGGTGGGCGAGCACGAAGTCCTTGCCGCCGGTCTCGCCGACCAGGCGCGGGTAGCCGCGGTAGCCGGCGATGTTGGCGCCGACGGTCGCCCACAGGTGCTGGAAGGTCGCGGTGGACCCGGTGAAGTGGATGCCCGCCAGCCGCGGGTGGGTCAGCGCGGCCTCCGAGACGCCGGCGCCGTTGCCGGTCACCATGTTGATGACGCCCGGCGGCAGCCCGGCCTCCTCCAGCAGGCGCATCGTGAAGTGCGCGGCGAACTGCTGCGTCGGCGACGGCTTCCACACGACCACGTTGCCCATCAGCGCCGCGGAGGTCGGCAGGTTGCCGGCGATGGCGGTGAAGTTGAACGGCGTGATCGCCAGCACGAAGCCTTCCAGCGGCCGGTACTCCATGCGGTTCCACACGCCCGGCGAGGAGCTCGGCTGCTCGGTGAGGAGCTGCCGCGCGAAGTGCACGTTGAACCGCAGGAAGTCGATCAGCTCGCAGGCGGCGTCGATCTCGGCCTGCTGCGCGGTCTTGGACTGGCCGAGGATCGTGGCCGCGTTGAGCGTCGCCCGCCACGGGCCCGCCAGCAGGTCTGCGGCCCGCAGGAAGATCGCGGCCCGCTCCTCGAACGGCAGCGCCCGCCAGGCGGGGGCGGCCCGCAGCGCGGCGTCGACGGCGGCGCGCACGTCGGCGGCCGAGGCGTCGGCGGTGTGCCCGAGCACGTGGGCGTGGTTGTGCGGCTGCACGACCTCGATGGCCGGGCCGTCGGCCATGCGGCGCTCCCCGCCGATCGTCATCGTCAGGTCGATCGCCGTGCCGGACAGCTCCTTGACACGGCCCTCCAGCGCCGCCCGTTCGGCGCTGCCGGGGGCGTAGCCGTGGACCGGCTCGTTGGCCGGGACGGGGACGTTGGTGACGGCATCCATGACTGACCTCACTTGGAGCGGAGTGAACGCAGGAAGAAGGCGACGTTGGCGGGCCGCTCGGCCAGGCGGCGCATGAAGTAGCCGTACCAGTCGTCGCCGTAGGGCACGTAGACGCGGACGGTGGAGCCGGCGGCGGCGAGCGCCTCCTGCTTGTCGGTCCTGATCCCGTAGAGCATCTGGTACTCGAAGGTGTCGCGGCTCCTGCCGGCCCGGTCGGCGAGCAGCTCGGTGATCGAGATGAGCCGGTCGTCGTGCGTGGCCACCATGGGGTATCCCTTCCCCTCCATGAGGACCCGCAGGCACCGCACGTACGCCCTGTCCACCTCGGCCTTCTTCTGGTGGGCGACGGAGGCGGGCTCGCGGTAGGCGCCCTTGACCAGCCGCACCCGGGAGCCCTCCCGGGACAGCTCCCGCAGGTCCTGCTCGCTGCGGTGCAGGTACGCCTGGATCGCCACGCCGGTGGAGGGGTAGTCCTCGCGCAGGGCGCGCAGGATCGACAGCGTGGAGTCGACCGTGGTGTGATCCTCCATGTCCAGGGTCACGGTGGTGGCGGCGTCCCGCGCGGCGGCGCAGATCTCGCGGGCGTGGTCCAGGGCCATGCGGCCGTCCAGCATCTGGCCGACGGCCGAGAGCTTGACCGACACTTCGGCGCGGTCGCCGAGGCCGAGGGGGCGTAGCGTGTCCAGCATCGTGACGTACGCCTTCACCGTCTCGGCGGCGGCCCTGGCGTCCTTGGTCTCCTCGCCGAGGTGGTCGAGGGTGACCGTGAGGCGCGCGTCGGTGAGGCGGCGCACGGCGCGCAGCGCGTCCCCGGCGTCCTCGCCCGCGACGAACCGGTCCACCACATGCCGGGTGACCGGGAAACCCGATACGGCGCGGCGCGCGAGAGGGCTGCGCGATACCGCGAGAAGTAGGGAACCGAGCATGTCAACCACCCTAAGAGCTGCTCTTCAGCGGCCTCCATGGACATCCGCCACGGGCGGCGTCTACCCGGTTCATACAGATGTATGACAATGTGCG includes these proteins:
- a CDS encoding NUDIX hydrolase — translated: MSAAAHTTLAEVLGGYAPASQSETAELRRVRALASGENAWDRSTPLHLTASALIVHPPTRRVLLRWHPRQRAWLQVGGHADPHEELPLAIALREGAEETGLADLAPWPDAALVHLVIVPVAAGAAEPAHEHADLRFVLATATPEAVRPENPEARLRWASVAEARELTTEDNLRETLARVGRLLERRSPYVNAADNA
- the pruA gene encoding L-glutamate gamma-semialdehyde dehydrogenase → MDAVTNVPVPANEPVHGYAPGSAERAALEGRVKELSGTAIDLTMTIGGERRMADGPAIEVVQPHNHAHVLGHTADASAADVRAAVDAALRAAPAWRALPFEERAAIFLRAADLLAGPWRATLNAATILGQSKTAQQAEIDAACELIDFLRFNVHFARQLLTEQPSSSPGVWNRMEYRPLEGFVLAITPFNFTAIAGNLPTSAALMGNVVVWKPSPTQQFAAHFTMRLLEEAGLPPGVINMVTGNGAGVSEAALTHPRLAGIHFTGSTATFQHLWATVGANIAGYRGYPRLVGETGGKDFVLAHPSADPAALTTALIRGAFEYQGQKCSAASRAYVPRSVWNGIRDDFVATAESLTVGDVAADLSTFMGAVIDARAFAKNKAAIDRARATGSVEVLTGSYDDSTGYFVKPTVLVGADPEDEVFVKEYFGPILAVHVYDDGDYDTVLDQLEGVSPYALTGAVIARDRYAIAEATERLRFAAGNFYINDKPTGAVVGQQPFGGARGSGTNDKAGSIFNLIRWVNARAIKETFVPPVVAPPYRGDIPQTGWQQPGLEALGFTE
- a CDS encoding proline dehydrogenase family protein, producing the protein MLGSLLLAVSRSPLARRAVSGFPVTRHVVDRFVAGEDAGDALRAVRRLTDARLTVTLDHLGEETKDARAAAETVKAYVTMLDTLRPLGLGDRAEVSVKLSAVGQMLDGRMALDHAREICAAARDAATTVTLDMEDHTTVDSTLSILRALREDYPSTGVAIQAYLHRSEQDLRELSREGSRVRLVKGAYREPASVAHQKKAEVDRAYVRCLRVLMEGKGYPMVATHDDRLISITELLADRAGRSRDTFEYQMLYGIRTDKQEALAAAGSTVRVYVPYGDDWYGYFMRRLAERPANVAFFLRSLRSK